In one Chloroflexota bacterium genomic region, the following are encoded:
- the ctaD gene encoding cytochrome c oxidase subunit I encodes MAVLTGTHAGAAHADHSLPTEEYGLWAWITTVDHKRIAKLYLFTALFFSLVGGGLAVAMRTQLAVPDNDLMDGGTFNQFFTMHGLIMIFLVIMPINAAFFNFVIPLQIGARDVAFPRLNALSYWIFLFGGLMFNVSWFTGGAADAGWFAYPPLSDDQYSASNGMNYYLVGLGILGTSSIMAGVNFIVTILNMRAPGMTFTRLPIFTWMSLVTQFLLVFALPPLTVAFILLLFDRTVGTTFFQATEPGGDPILWQHMFWFFGHPEVYILILPAMGMISDVIPVFARKPIFGYTAIVFSGISIGFLGFTVWAHHMFAVGMGPIANSVFAALTMLIAIPTGVKVLNWSATLWKASIQITTPMLFAVGFVAMFTIGGLSGMMHATVPVDQQHTDTYFIVAHFHYVLFGGSVMGILAGIYYWWPKMFSRPLSERLGKWHFWLTMIGFNVTFGPMHISGNDGMPRRVYTYPADFGWEFWNMLSTIGAYLTLVSAVLFAYMIVKNLMSKEVGDPDPWDGHTLEWSIPTPVPVYNFAALPRVFSNRPFWDSKHPEATEIHDAGSGNGHSTAPLEMPPLYGPPDEHIHMPPPSYWPIILAGGLTLFGFGIIYFLPLAAVGVLVMIGSIFAWAKEPV; translated from the coding sequence ATGGCCGTACTGACCGGAACCCACGCCGGCGCCGCCCACGCCGATCACTCCCTACCGACCGAGGAATACGGGCTCTGGGCCTGGATCACCACCGTCGACCACAAGCGCATAGCCAAGCTCTACCTCTTCACGGCGCTTTTCTTCTCGCTCGTCGGCGGCGGGCTGGCGGTGGCCATGCGCACCCAGCTCGCGGTCCCCGACAACGACTTAATGGACGGGGGGACCTTCAACCAGTTCTTCACCATGCACGGCCTGATCATGATCTTCCTGGTCATCATGCCGATCAACGCCGCGTTCTTCAATTTCGTCATACCGTTGCAGATCGGGGCCCGCGATGTCGCGTTCCCGCGGCTAAACGCGCTCTCGTACTGGATATTCCTGTTCGGGGGCCTGATGTTCAACGTTTCCTGGTTCACCGGCGGGGCCGCCGACGCCGGCTGGTTCGCCTACCCGCCGCTGTCCGACGACCAGTACTCGGCCAGCAACGGCATGAACTACTACCTTGTCGGACTGGGCATCCTGGGGACCTCGTCGATCATGGCCGGGGTCAACTTCATCGTCACGATCCTGAACATGCGCGCCCCGGGGATGACCTTCACCCGGCTGCCGATATTTACCTGGATGTCGCTGGTGACCCAGTTCCTGCTGGTGTTTGCGCTACCGCCGCTGACGGTGGCGTTCATCCTGCTGCTCTTTGACCGCACCGTCGGCACGACCTTCTTCCAGGCCACCGAGCCGGGCGGCGACCCGATCCTCTGGCAGCACATGTTCTGGTTCTTCGGCCATCCCGAGGTTTACATCCTGATCCTGCCCGCGATGGGCATGATCTCGGACGTGATCCCGGTGTTCGCGCGCAAGCCGATATTCGGTTACACCGCGATAGTCTTCTCGGGAATCTCGATCGGGTTCCTGGGCTTTACGGTCTGGGCCCACCACATGTTCGCGGTCGGGATGGGCCCGATCGCCAATAGCGTTTTCGCCGCCCTCACGATGCTGATTGCCATCCCCACCGGGGTGAAGGTCCTCAACTGGTCGGCGACCCTATGGAAAGCCTCGATCCAGATCACCACGCCGATGCTCTTTGCGGTCGGGTTCGTGGCGATGTTCACCATCGGCGGTCTCTCCGGGATGATGCACGCGACGGTGCCGGTCGACCAGCAGCACACCGACACCTACTTCATCGTGGCCCACTTCCACTACGTGCTCTTCGGCGGCTCGGTGATGGGGATCCTGGCCGGCATCTACTACTGGTGGCCCAAGATGTTCTCGCGCCCGCTGAGCGAACGCCTGGGCAAGTGGCACTTCTGGCTCACGATGATCGGCTTCAACGTCACGTTCGGGCCGATGCACATCTCCGGCAACGACGGGATGCCGCGGCGGGTCTACACCTACCCGGCCGACTTCGGCTGGGAGTTCTGGAACATGCTCTCCACGATCGGGGCGTACCTGACCCTGGTTTCGGCGGTCCTGTTCGCCTACATGATCGTCAAGAACCTGATGTCGAAGGAAGTCGGCGACCCCGACCCCTGGGACGGCCACACCCTGGAATGGTCCATCCCCACGCCGGTTCCGGTATACAACTTCGCCGCCCTGCCGCGGGTCTTCTCCAACCGGCCGTTCTGGGACTCCAAGCACCCCGAGGCGACCGAGATCCATGATGCCGGCTCGGGCAACGGGCACAGCACCGCCCCGCTCGAAATGCCGCCGCTGTACGGACCGCCCGACGAGCACATCCACATGCCGCCGCCATCCTATTGGCCAATCATCCTGGCCGGCGGGTTGACCCTGTTCGGGTTCGGAATCATCTATTTCCTGCCGCTGGCGGCGGTAGGCGTATTGGTGATGATCGGTTCGATCTTCGCCTGGGCCAAGGAACCGGTCTAG
- the coxB gene encoding cytochrome c oxidase subunit II yields MTIMQPAGDNARQTLDLFIILLIGSGIILVGVEGWIIYALIAYRRRAGNDGIPPQTHGNNTLEAVWTAIPTAIVIALAVLTIRTIMVQAAEPGPDALRVNVYGNQWWWEFEYPEYGVTTANEIYLVVDREAALTLQSDDVIHGFWIPKLSGKMDVVPGRVNGFKFTPEEVGVYEGQCTEFCGWAHADMRIKTFVVTQAEFDDWVAIQTRDASVEQQESEGARLMVSKTCNACHAIRGTIIQGQEGPELTAFGIRTVIGSNIVPNTPENLRAWIQNPEQIKPGVLMPALGLTDAETDTIATFLEGLR; encoded by the coding sequence ATGACCATCATGCAGCCGGCCGGCGACAACGCCCGCCAGACGCTGGATCTTTTCATCATCCTGCTGATCGGTTCCGGCATCATCCTGGTCGGGGTCGAGGGCTGGATCATCTACGCCCTGATCGCCTACCGGCGCCGCGCCGGCAACGATGGGATCCCGCCGCAGACGCACGGCAATAACACCCTGGAAGCAGTCTGGACCGCGATCCCGACGGCGATCGTGATCGCGCTGGCGGTCCTGACCATCCGCACGATCATGGTCCAGGCCGCCGAGCCCGGACCCGACGCACTTCGCGTGAACGTGTACGGCAACCAGTGGTGGTGGGAATTCGAATACCCCGAATATGGAGTCACGACCGCCAACGAGATCTACCTGGTGGTCGACCGCGAGGCGGCCCTCACCCTGCAGTCTGATGACGTGATCCACGGGTTCTGGATTCCCAAGCTCTCCGGCAAGATGGACGTGGTCCCGGGCCGGGTGAACGGATTCAAATTCACCCCCGAAGAAGTGGGCGTGTACGAGGGCCAGTGCACCGAGTTCTGCGGCTGGGCGCACGCCGACATGCGGATTAAGACTTTCGTAGTTACCCAAGCCGAGTTCGACGACTGGGTAGCGATCCAAACCCGTGACGCGAGCGTCGAGCAGCAGGAGTCGGAGGGCGCGCGGCTTATGGTCAGCAAGACCTGTAACGCCTGTCACGCCATACGCGGCACCATCATCCAGGGTCAGGAAGGCCCCGAATTGACGGCATTCGGCATTCGCACTGTAATCGGGTCGAACATAGTCCCCAACACGCCGGAGAACCTGCGTGCCTGGATACAGAATCCAGAACAGATCAAACCGGGCGTGCTGATGCCTGCCCTCGGCCTCACCGATGCCGAAACCGACACGATCGCGACCTTTCTGGAAGGCCTGCGCTAG
- the pyrE gene encoding orotate phosphoribosyltransferase, whose amino-acid sequence MQADQLAALGRDLCAAALLRGDFVLSSGRRSSYYFDKYLIETRPELLGPVGKALAARIPAGTEVLAAPELGAVALAAAMSLESGLPFVIVRREPKEYGTARFFEGSIAAGQKVLLVEDVVTTGGQALTAAGRLRRFGVHLDTCVCVLDREEGGLARFREFEIRLDSLFTTSSLEIN is encoded by the coding sequence TTGCAAGCAGATCAACTGGCCGCGCTGGGACGCGACCTGTGCGCCGCGGCGCTGCTGCGGGGCGATTTCGTCCTCTCCTCGGGCCGCCGCTCCAGCTACTACTTCGACAAGTACCTAATCGAAACCAGGCCCGAGCTGCTGGGACCGGTAGGCAAGGCGCTGGCGGCCCGCATCCCTGCGGGCACCGAGGTCCTGGCCGCCCCGGAGCTGGGCGCGGTCGCGCTGGCGGCGGCGATGTCGCTTGAATCGGGACTGCCGTTTGTGATCGTGCGCCGCGAGCCCAAGGAGTACGGAACGGCCCGCTTTTTCGAAGGATCGATCGCGGCGGGCCAGAAGGTCCTCCTGGTCGAGGATGTGGTCACCACCGGGGGCCAGGCCCTCACCGCCGCCGGCCGCCTGCGCCGGTTCGGGGTGCATTTGGACACCTGCGTTTGCGTGCTCGATCGCGAGGAGGGCGGACTGGCCCGTTTCCGGGAATTCGAGATAAGGCTGGACTCGCTCTTTACCACCTCCTCGCTGGAAATTAATTGA
- a CDS encoding D-alanine--D-alanine ligase, with translation MTGPVRLALLFGGRSGEHAVSIVSADSVLAGLAQTPHQVTPVGIDRDGGWIVPCTPDQLRSDRPPPAQSAPAAARELVSGCDIVFPLLHGTYGEDGTVQGLLEMSGIAYVGSGVLGSAAGMDKAVMKSVFERSGLKTAPWRLVRRTEWQNDRAGILQGLIGALGLPQFVKPANLGSSVGISKADGRESLAAAIDLAAAYDTRIVCEKAVPDAREIEIAVLGNHEPEVSVAGEVFPAREFYDYAAKYEDSASRTQAPADLDPATARAVAAAARSAFVALDLAGLARVDFLLSADSGDLYISEVNTMPGFTPISMYPKLWSESGLPYPELLNRLIELGLERADERRQLRNA, from the coding sequence TTGACCGGCCCGGTTCGTCTGGCCCTGCTGTTCGGCGGGCGGTCCGGCGAGCACGCGGTCTCAATCGTTTCGGCCGATTCGGTCCTTGCCGGCCTGGCGCAAACCCCCCACCAGGTGACGCCGGTCGGTATCGACCGCGACGGGGGCTGGATCGTACCGTGCACCCCGGACCAGCTGCGGTCCGATCGGCCTCCGCCGGCGCAGTCGGCCCCGGCGGCGGCGCGCGAGCTGGTCTCCGGCTGCGACATAGTGTTCCCCTTGCTGCATGGCACCTACGGGGAAGACGGCACCGTCCAGGGGCTGCTGGAGATGTCCGGCATCGCCTACGTCGGATCAGGCGTGCTGGGCTCGGCCGCCGGGATGGACAAAGCGGTGATGAAATCGGTTTTTGAACGGTCCGGCCTCAAGACCGCGCCCTGGCGGCTGGTGCGGCGAACCGAATGGCAAAACGACCGCGCCGGGATCCTCCAGGGTCTGATCGGCGCACTGGGTCTGCCGCAATTTGTCAAGCCTGCCAACCTGGGTTCGTCGGTGGGGATCAGCAAGGCCGACGGCCGCGAAAGCCTGGCTGCGGCAATCGATCTGGCCGCCGCCTACGATACCCGCATCGTGTGCGAAAAGGCGGTCCCCGATGCGCGCGAAATCGAGATCGCGGTGCTGGGCAATCACGAGCCCGAGGTCTCGGTGGCGGGAGAGGTGTTCCCAGCGCGCGAGTTCTACGACTATGCCGCCAAGTACGAGGATTCGGCTTCCCGCACCCAGGCCCCGGCGGATCTGGACCCGGCCACCGCGCGCGCGGTGGCGGCAGCTGCCCGGAGCGCATTTGTGGCCCTGGATCTGGCCGGCCTGGCGAGGGTCGATTTCCTGCTCTCGGCCGACAGCGGCGACCTTTACATTTCCGAGGTCAACACGATGCCGGGGTTTACGCCGATCAGCATGTATCCCAAGCTCTGGTCCGAATCCGGCCTGCCCTATCCAGAGTTGCTAAACCGTCTGATCGAACTGGGACTCGAGCGCGCGGACGAACGTCGCCAGCTGCGCAACGCGTAG
- a CDS encoding HD domain-containing protein — protein MDFLGDIAIVFERAGHSIYLVGGSVRDRILGRAAPDLDLATSALPEEISRLLRQSGGKAIVEIGSAFGTVCARFGDGQVDVTTFRSEWYPDPHSRHPQVQFGTSLRQDLERRDFTINAIAQDISSGHLIDPFDGVGDIARRRVRAVGRAEDRFCEDPLRMMRAIRLAAQLDMEIDAPTRSAIAASAGRLQFISAERIRAELEKILLSEDPAGSLADVIDLGLCRFVIPELLELAETDNDERSRQKDVLSHTLRVVNGVRAHLPLRLAALLHDIGKPATRRVRGGKVHFFRHELVGARMARRILGRLRFDRATTEEVSSLVALHMRSNLYSRDWTDGAVRRYLREVGGHRELLLELSRADITSYRHRKIRDGLARVAELEARCERLGADGVVARMRSPLDGNDLMELLDRPPGPWIKPLKEHLLGLVLDGQLDPDDRERAAAIAVELAAPEGDPPVAPAPVGGEKSG, from the coding sequence TTGGATTTTCTGGGCGATATCGCAATTGTTTTCGAGCGGGCCGGGCATTCCATATACCTGGTCGGCGGCTCGGTGCGTGACCGCATCCTGGGCCGCGCGGCGCCCGATTTGGACCTTGCCACCTCGGCCCTGCCGGAAGAGATTTCGCGTTTGCTGCGGCAATCGGGCGGCAAAGCGATCGTCGAGATCGGATCGGCGTTCGGCACAGTTTGCGCGCGCTTCGGCGACGGTCAGGTGGACGTGACCACTTTCCGCTCGGAGTGGTACCCCGATCCGCATTCGCGCCATCCCCAGGTCCAATTCGGCACCAGCCTTCGGCAGGACCTGGAACGACGCGACTTCACGATCAACGCGATCGCCCAGGACATCTCCAGCGGACACCTGATCGACCCATTCGACGGAGTCGGGGACATCGCCCGGCGACGGGTGCGGGCGGTCGGCCGGGCCGAGGACCGCTTCTGCGAGGATCCGCTGCGGATGATGCGCGCCATCCGCCTGGCGGCGCAGTTGGACATGGAAATCGACGCCCCGACCCGGTCGGCGATTGCCGCCAGCGCCGGTCGCCTGCAATTTATCTCCGCCGAACGCATCCGGGCCGAGCTGGAAAAGATATTGCTATCCGAGGACCCGGCCGGCAGCCTGGCCGACGTGATCGATTTGGGGCTGTGCCGGTTCGTGATCCCGGAGCTGCTGGAGTTGGCCGAAACCGACAACGACGAGCGTTCGCGCCAGAAAGACGTGCTCTCGCACACTCTGCGCGTGGTTAATGGGGTGCGGGCGCATCTGCCCCTGCGCCTGGCCGCGCTGCTGCACGACATCGGCAAGCCGGCCACGCGGCGGGTGCGCGGCGGCAAGGTGCATTTCTTCCGCCACGAGCTGGTCGGGGCCCGCATGGCGCGGCGGATTTTGGGCCGGTTGCGGTTCGACCGCGCGACCACCGAAGAGGTCAGCTCGCTGGTCGCCCTGCACATGCGCTCGAACCTCTACTCGCGCGACTGGACCGACGGGGCGGTGCGACGCTACCTGCGCGAGGTCGGCGGCCACCGCGAATTGTTGCTAGAACTTTCGCGCGCCGATATCACCAGCTATCGGCACCGCAAGATTCGCGACGGTCTTGCCAGGGTGGCCGAACTGGAAGCCCGCTGCGAACGCCTGGGGGCCGACGGCGTCGTGGCGCGCATGCGCAGTCCGCTGGACGGAAACGACCTGATGGAGCTGCTGGACCGACCTCCCGGACCCTGGATAAAACCGCTCAAAGAACACCTTCTCGGGCTTGTGCTGGACGGCCAGCTCGATCCCGACGACCGCGAACGCGCCGCCGCGATCGCCGTCGAACTGGCGGCGCCGGAAGGCGACCCGCCCGTCGCGCCGGCCCCGGTCGGCGGGGAAAAATCGGGGTAG
- a CDS encoding VWA domain-containing protein has protein sequence MGLVQPSAGGVLAMDPGLAICGGWTSLALAGVAVVAVAAIAVLSLRSRALIGPVRLWTAAAVRILAVLALFLALDLGVCNLRDRDGAVVAVDGSESVQLAAQLAARDSARELLSHGAVAGAFEFGASGSDLAAAIAAGVGGGGDLYLASDGAATGGDLESALAHAAAEGSAIHVLPVEESGEPDAALLAVLHRSQIEASQPFAVQVQVWAAGQRRGRIRIWSGQDLLVDDSVLLEEGVSVFNSRLRAPAVAGPASLVTEYLDPRGSNANDVMATVLDVRAPRPLLHVGESGPLAETIAGLGHELVLLDSARLPDDPQELAGFAAVLLNDVAASDLSAGQIAALEAAVSEYGTGLAVVGGPNSFTAGGYADSPFNHLLPVDSDPWRDQQQAEIALLLLIDRSTSMAISQATPDSKLALAREAAIAALELLEDGDQVAVVAFSGEPELIVPLTRLGPDSDRAALTAEIAAIGPDGTTDIFRALNFSRRQLAGQSAQIRHIILITDGQASYGQFGALVQQARNDGISISTIAVGDDAELDLLSSLATGAGGRFHVARDPAQIPAVLTQEAELAKNFVTVSSPMQPRLASPSELFALTPAAAALPWLGGYVRTEVRPQAKTVLASNEGEPILASWHYGRGPVVAWTSDLSGVWSSEWTSWDQFPAFAAALVNQISGAYVPEVEWRIANGAGGAELEISFPDPAAAPATTVLELELSGEQGQVSTSLSAVFPGTYRGRVGLSPGTWSYVLGDGERDLSVGRVAIPYSGELRPDPGAQARLARIAALTGGRLLDAAPATGVPAPNWLTAAIILLLGDTLIRRLRVSPRQAARQLWGQMRPKLGFEGVLRRGG, from the coding sequence ATGGGCCTGGTTCAGCCGTCGGCGGGGGGCGTTCTAGCCATGGACCCGGGACTGGCGATCTGCGGCGGTTGGACTTCGCTGGCGCTGGCCGGCGTGGCAGTGGTTGCGGTGGCGGCGATCGCCGTGCTTTCACTGCGTTCGCGGGCCCTGATCGGTCCGGTCCGTCTCTGGACGGCCGCCGCCGTGCGGATCCTGGCGGTGTTGGCGCTGTTCCTGGCCCTCGATCTGGGGGTCTGCAACCTGCGCGATCGGGACGGGGCGGTCGTGGCCGTTGACGGATCGGAAAGCGTGCAGCTGGCGGCCCAACTTGCGGCGCGCGATTCGGCGCGCGAGCTGCTTAGCCATGGGGCGGTGGCCGGGGCCTTCGAATTCGGAGCGTCCGGAAGCGATCTCGCCGCCGCGATCGCGGCCGGCGTAGGCGGCGGGGGCGACCTGTACCTAGCCAGCGACGGGGCCGCCACCGGCGGCGACTTGGAATCGGCGCTGGCGCACGCGGCGGCGGAAGGCAGCGCCATTCACGTCCTGCCGGTCGAGGAATCCGGAGAGCCCGACGCCGCCCTCCTGGCGGTCCTGCACCGCTCGCAAATTGAGGCCTCCCAGCCCTTCGCGGTCCAGGTCCAGGTGTGGGCGGCCGGGCAGCGGCGCGGGCGGATCCGAATCTGGAGCGGCCAGGACCTCCTGGTCGACGATTCGGTCCTGCTCGAGGAGGGCGTTTCGGTATTCAATTCCCGCCTGCGGGCGCCGGCAGTGGCGGGTCCGGCCAGCCTGGTTACCGAATACCTGGATCCGCGGGGCTCCAACGCCAATGACGTGATGGCCACGGTGCTGGACGTGCGCGCCCCGCGCCCCTTGCTGCACGTAGGCGAATCCGGCCCGCTGGCGGAGACGATCGCCGGGTTGGGTCACGAGTTGGTGCTGCTCGACTCCGCACGGCTGCCGGACGACCCCCAGGAACTGGCCGGATTTGCCGCGGTGCTGCTCAACGACGTGGCAGCATCCGATTTGTCCGCGGGTCAGATCGCAGCCCTTGAAGCGGCCGTCTCCGAATACGGGACCGGGCTGGCGGTTGTCGGCGGCCCGAATTCGTTTACCGCCGGCGGTTACGCCGATTCGCCGTTCAACCACCTGCTGCCGGTGGACTCGGACCCCTGGCGCGACCAGCAGCAGGCCGAAATAGCCCTGCTTTTGTTGATCGACCGCTCGACCTCGATGGCGATCTCGCAGGCCACGCCCGACAGCAAGCTGGCGCTGGCCCGCGAGGCCGCCATCGCCGCCCTGGAGCTGCTCGAAGACGGCGACCAGGTCGCGGTGGTGGCGTTCAGCGGCGAGCCTGAGTTGATCGTCCCGCTTACCCGGCTCGGGCCCGATTCGGACCGCGCCGCGCTGACCGCCGAGATCGCCGCCATCGGGCCGGACGGGACCACCGACATCTTCCGCGCCCTCAATTTTTCGCGTCGCCAGCTGGCCGGCCAATCCGCCCAAATCCGCCACATCATCCTCATCACCGACGGGCAGGCCAGCTACGGACAGTTCGGAGCGCTGGTTCAGCAGGCGCGCAACGATGGGATCTCTATCTCGACCATCGCGGTGGGCGACGACGCCGAATTGGATCTTCTCAGCTCGCTGGCAACCGGCGCGGGCGGACGCTTTCACGTGGCCCGCGACCCGGCCCAGATCCCGGCGGTTCTGACCCAGGAAGCGGAGCTGGCCAAGAACTTCGTCACCGTCTCCAGCCCCATGCAGCCGCGGCTGGCAAGTCCCAGCGAACTGTTCGCCCTCACCCCGGCCGCGGCGGCCCTGCCCTGGCTGGGCGGGTACGTCCGTACCGAGGTCCGTCCGCAGGCCAAGACCGTGCTGGCCTCCAACGAGGGTGAGCCGATCCTGGCGAGCTGGCACTACGGCCGCGGCCCGGTCGTCGCCTGGACCAGCGATCTGAGCGGGGTCTGGTCATCCGAATGGACGTCCTGGGATCAGTTCCCCGCGTTCGCGGCCGCGCTGGTCAATCAGATCAGCGGAGCCTACGTCCCCGAGGTGGAATGGCGGATCGCCAACGGCGCCGGCGGAGCAGAACTCGAGATTAGTTTTCCTGATCCGGCCGCCGCGCCGGCCACGACCGTACTTGAACTCGAGCTTTCCGGGGAACAAGGACAGGTGAGCACGTCCCTGTCGGCGGTCTTCCCGGGGACCTACCGCGGGCGCGTCGGCCTTTCCCCGGGTACGTGGTCTTACGTACTCGGCGACGGCGAGCGGGATCTTTCGGTCGGGCGGGTCGCGATCCCCTACTCGGGAGAGTTGCGACCCGACCCCGGGGCGCAGGCGCGACTGGCGCGCATCGCCGCCCTGACCGGTGGCCGCTTGCTCGATGCCGCCCCGGCAACCGGGGTCCCGGCGCCGAACTGGCTGACTGCCGCCATAATCTTGCTGCTCGGCGACACGCTGATCCGCCGTCTGCGGGTCTCACCGCGACAGGCGGCGAGACAACTCTGGGGGCAAATGCGCCCTAAGCTTGGCTTTGAGGGAGTTTTGCGGCGGGGCGGTTGA
- a CDS encoding DUF58 domain-containing protein yields the protein MAPFDPERSLPPALLVQLERLNLVSRRRHDNTRQGSRASRLMGSSIEYSGYREYTPGDDWRHLDWNIYARLNQLQVKLREAEEALVVWLLLDGSSSMDGKLGFAAGLAAAVGYVALTGGDEVRLSVLREGSATAPVQLTSRRQFRQLTRQLAEPRAYGTTDLAMAVRHLLDYGGPHGVCLLISDLLDDGAERALASLAAAGHETWVLHVQSRFDRDPDIPSAAVLVDAETGAELTLDGSVDPITAYRSNRSAWFTHLERYCLRASIGYLRLSSEQEAGEAVLGPLRRRGLLR from the coding sequence ATGGCCCCGTTCGATCCCGAGCGCTCCCTGCCGCCGGCCCTGCTGGTCCAGCTCGAACGCCTCAATCTAGTAAGCCGGCGACGGCACGACAACACGCGTCAGGGCAGTCGCGCCTCGCGACTGATGGGGTCCTCAATCGAATACTCCGGCTACCGCGAATACACCCCTGGCGACGACTGGCGGCACCTGGACTGGAACATCTACGCCCGGTTGAACCAGCTGCAGGTAAAGCTCCGCGAGGCCGAGGAGGCCCTGGTGGTGTGGCTGCTGCTCGACGGCAGCAGTTCGATGGACGGCAAGCTCGGCTTCGCGGCCGGGCTGGCGGCGGCCGTCGGCTACGTGGCCCTGACCGGCGGCGACGAGGTCCGGCTCAGCGTCCTGCGCGAAGGATCGGCTACCGCGCCGGTGCAGCTGACCAGCCGCCGCCAGTTCCGTCAGCTGACCCGGCAACTGGCCGAACCGCGTGCGTACGGGACCACCGACCTGGCCATGGCGGTCCGCCACCTGCTCGACTACGGCGGCCCGCACGGAGTCTGCCTGCTGATTTCCGATCTGCTCGACGACGGCGCCGAGCGCGCCCTGGCCAGCCTCGCCGCCGCCGGCCACGAGACCTGGGTCCTGCACGTCCAGAGCCGTTTCGACCGCGACCCTGACATTCCGTCCGCCGCCGTCCTGGTCGACGCCGAGACCGGCGCCGAACTGACCCTGGACGGATCGGTCGACCCGATCACCGCCTACCGCTCCAACCGCTCGGCCTGGTTCACCCACCTCGAGCGCTACTGCCTCCGGGCCAGCATCGGCTACCTGCGGCTTTCCAGCGAACAGGAGGCGGGCGAGGCGGTGCTGGGTCCGCTGCGGCGGCGGGGGCTGTTGCGCTGA
- a CDS encoding MoxR family ATPase, with protein MSSHADEARMADVLDLEQRLRDQIGRVLVGQDQVVGQVLTTLLADGHCLLEGAPGLGKTLLVRTLAACLGMEFSRVQFTPDLMPADITGTTFVRQDTGGQHHFNFEPGPLFAEVVLADEVNRATPRTQSALLEAMAEGSVTVGSQTHRLPECFFVLATQNPIEMEGTYPLPEAQLDRFLFKILVPMPSPGQVVEILARTTTSVQTTPAPVAGRDELVAAQATVRDVVLAPHVAGYAVELVNATHPGRDAPAVTNRFVRYGASPRGAQALVLGAKVAALRAGRAQVSLDDIRAQVQPALRHRLVLGFEAEAEELDADQVLEEIAMATRPG; from the coding sequence ATGAGTAGCCACGCCGACGAGGCCCGCATGGCCGATGTCCTGGATCTCGAGCAACGCCTGCGCGATCAGATCGGTCGCGTCCTGGTGGGGCAGGACCAGGTCGTCGGCCAGGTGCTCACGACGCTGCTGGCCGACGGGCACTGCCTGCTCGAAGGGGCGCCCGGACTTGGCAAGACCCTGCTGGTGCGGACGTTGGCGGCATGCCTGGGGATGGAATTCTCCCGGGTGCAGTTCACCCCCGACCTGATGCCGGCCGACATAACCGGAACGACCTTCGTCCGCCAGGACACCGGGGGCCAGCATCACTTCAATTTCGAACCCGGACCGCTGTTCGCCGAGGTCGTTCTCGCCGACGAAGTGAACCGCGCCACCCCGCGGACCCAGTCGGCGCTGCTGGAGGCGATGGCCGAGGGCTCGGTCACGGTCGGTTCGCAGACCCACCGGCTGCCGGAGTGCTTCTTCGTACTCGCCACCCAGAACCCGATCGAAATGGAAGGCACCTACCCCCTGCCGGAAGCCCAGCTCGACCGATTCCTTTTCAAGATCCTGGTCCCGATGCCCAGCCCCGGACAGGTCGTCGAAATCCTGGCCCGCACGACCACGAGCGTCCAGACCACGCCCGCCCCGGTCGCCGGCCGCGACGAATTGGTCGCCGCCCAGGCCACCGTGCGCGACGTAGTTCTGGCCCCGCACGTGGCCGGGTACGCGGTCGAACTTGTAAACGCCACCCACCCCGGCAGAGACGCCCCCGCGGTGACCAACCGATTCGTCCGCTACGGGGCGTCCCCGCGTGGGGCCCAGGCGCTGGTGCTGGGCGCCAAGGTAGCCGCTCTGCGGGCCGGCCGCGCCCAGGTCTCGCTGGACGACATTCGCGCCCAGGTGCAACCGGCGCTCCGTCACCGGCTGGTCCTGGGTTTCGAGGCCGAGGCCGAGGAACTGGATGCCGACCAGGTCCTGGAAGAGATCGCCATGGCGACACGTCCCGGCTGA